One part of the Segnochrobactrum spirostomi genome encodes these proteins:
- the choW gene encoding choline ABC transporter permease subunit, which yields MSALEDWITDHKIPVGNWIADLIELIKDNSMNFFDSFSAGFGGLIDAFTGLLESVPPIVLILIVTAIAYGLQRSWKICLFVALALLFILNQGYWEATLETLSLVLFATIVSMVIGVPIGIAAAHRPWFYAGLRPVLDLMQTLPTFVYLIPTLVLFGLGVVPGIISTVIFALPAPIRLTYLGVSSVPDSLKEAGEAFGGTPRQILWKIELPHAMPTIMAGLTQCIMLSLSMVVIAALVGAGGLGVPVVRALNTVRVSMGFEAGLAIVLLAIILDRVCRTAEPAAKGR from the coding sequence ATGAGCGCACTCGAAGACTGGATCACCGATCACAAGATCCCCGTCGGCAATTGGATCGCCGACCTGATCGAGCTGATCAAAGACAATTCGATGAATTTCTTCGACAGCTTCTCGGCCGGATTCGGCGGGCTCATCGATGCCTTCACCGGGCTTCTCGAGTCGGTTCCGCCGATCGTGCTGATCCTCATCGTGACGGCGATCGCCTACGGTCTGCAGCGGTCTTGGAAGATCTGCCTGTTCGTGGCGTTGGCGCTCCTGTTCATCCTCAACCAGGGCTATTGGGAGGCGACGCTCGAAACGCTTTCCTTGGTCCTCTTCGCCACCATCGTCTCGATGGTGATCGGCGTGCCCATCGGCATCGCCGCGGCGCACAGGCCCTGGTTCTATGCCGGTCTGCGTCCGGTGCTCGACCTGATGCAGACCCTGCCGACCTTCGTCTACCTGATCCCGACGCTCGTCCTGTTCGGCCTCGGCGTCGTGCCCGGCATCATCTCGACGGTGATCTTCGCGCTGCCGGCACCGATCCGGCTCACCTATCTCGGCGTCTCGTCGGTGCCCGACAGCCTCAAGGAGGCGGGTGAGGCCTTCGGCGGCACGCCGCGCCAGATCCTCTGGAAGATCGAGTTGCCCCACGCGATGCCCACCATCATGGCCGGTCTCACTCAGTGCATCATGCTGAGCCTCTCGATGGTCGTCATCGCCGCGCTCGTCGGCGCCGGCGGGCTCGGCGTCCCGGTGGTGCGCGCGCTCAACACGGTGCGCGTCTCGATGGGCTTCGAAGCGGGGCTCGCCATCGTGCTCCTCGCCATCATCCTCGACCGGGTGTGCCGCACGGCCGAACCCGCCGCGAAAGGACGCTGA
- the choV gene encoding choline ABC transporter ATP-binding protein — MPAVEFSHVDILFGRDGKRDKASLATAAAMLDQGRTRTEILDKLGVVVGVADATLSVERGEICVLMGLSGSGKSTLLRAVNGLNKVARGKVLVENDGAAVDIGSCSPTMLRTMRTRRIAMVFQQFALLPWRTVRENVGFGLELRGVSAAERRRVVDEKLKLVALDQWADRYANQLSGGMQQRVGLARAFATDADILLMDEPFSALDPLIRTKLQDELLALQRQVHKTIIFVSHDLDEALKIGNRIAIMESGRVVQWGTPEDIVLNPANDYVAEFVQHMNPLNVLRGRSVMVPAAQLRRDGATILLDDEGALRLSLDAAGGISGFHAKGDPCRIAPLGTAAADLALGDVAIASADQLLRDVIALRRHTRRPVVLVDEGRVVGICGEEEILASFSPETRRSA, encoded by the coding sequence ATGCCGGCGGTCGAATTTTCCCACGTCGACATCCTGTTCGGGCGCGACGGCAAGCGCGACAAGGCGAGCCTTGCGACCGCGGCGGCGATGCTCGATCAGGGCCGCACCCGCACCGAGATTCTCGACAAGCTCGGCGTCGTCGTCGGCGTCGCCGACGCGACGCTCTCGGTGGAACGCGGCGAAATCTGCGTGCTGATGGGCCTCTCGGGGTCCGGCAAATCGACACTGCTGCGTGCCGTGAACGGCCTCAACAAGGTCGCCCGCGGCAAGGTCCTGGTCGAGAACGACGGCGCGGCGGTCGATATCGGCTCGTGCTCGCCGACGATGCTGCGCACCATGCGCACCCGCCGCATCGCCATGGTGTTCCAGCAATTCGCCCTTCTGCCCTGGCGCACCGTGCGCGAGAATGTCGGCTTCGGCCTCGAGCTGCGCGGCGTTTCGGCAGCCGAGCGGCGGCGGGTCGTCGACGAGAAGCTGAAGCTCGTCGCCCTCGATCAATGGGCCGACCGCTACGCCAACCAGCTCTCCGGCGGCATGCAGCAGCGCGTCGGCCTCGCCCGGGCGTTTGCGACGGACGCCGACATCCTGCTCATGGACGAGCCGTTCTCGGCGCTCGATCCGCTGATCCGCACCAAGCTCCAGGACGAGTTGCTGGCGCTCCAGCGCCAGGTCCACAAGACGATCATCTTCGTCAGCCACGATCTCGACGAGGCGCTCAAGATCGGCAACCGCATCGCCATCATGGAGAGCGGCCGGGTCGTGCAATGGGGTACGCCGGAGGACATCGTGCTCAACCCGGCGAACGATTATGTCGCCGAGTTCGTCCAGCACATGAACCCGCTCAACGTGCTGCGCGGCCGCTCGGTGATGGTGCCCGCGGCGCAATTGCGCCGCGACGGCGCGACGATCCTGCTCGACGACGAGGGCGCGTTGCGCCTCTCGCTCGACGCTGCGGGGGGTATCTCCGGCTTCCATGCCAAGGGCGATCCCTGCCGGATCGCGCCGCTCGGCACGGCGGCGGCGGATCTCGCGCTCGGCGACGTCGCAATCGCCTCGGCCGATCAACTGCTCCGCGACGTCATCGCGCTCCGCCGTCACACCCGCCGCCCGGTGGTCCTCGTCGACGAGGGCAGGGTGGTCGGCATCTGCGGGGAGGAGGAAATCCTCGCCTCCTTCAGCCCGGAGACGCGGCGCTCGGCCTGA
- a CDS encoding dihydroorotase, with amino-acid sequence MAETFDLILKGGVAATPNGIAPADIGVRGGRVAAIGDLATASGGEVIDCAGLHVLPGVVDSQVHFREPGLEHKEDLETGSRAAVMGGVTAVFEMPNTKPLTTSAETFHDKIRRGTGRMHCDFAFWVGATAGNIDDLPALERLPGAAGIKIFMGSSTGDLLVADDPTLARVLAATRRRVAVHAEDEPRLESRKSLRIPGDPRSHPVWRDEEAALKATTRLVTIAREVSALVHVLHISTMQELDFLAGHKDIASCEATPHHLTLALDEDGERLGSRMQMNPPVRDSSHRAALWRAIGNGVVDVLGSDHAPHTLEEKAKAYPDSPSGMTGVQTLVPIMLDHVAAGRLSLARFVDLTSAGPARLFGMAGKGRIAVGYDADFTIVDLKRTETIRNDWITSRAQWTPYDGRAVTGWPVGTIVRGTRVMWEAKLVAPSTGAPVRFHGMRG; translated from the coding sequence ATGGCCGAGACGTTCGATCTGATCCTGAAGGGCGGCGTCGCCGCGACCCCGAACGGCATCGCGCCGGCGGACATCGGTGTCAGGGGGGGGCGCGTCGCCGCGATCGGCGATCTCGCGACCGCCTCCGGCGGCGAGGTGATCGACTGCGCCGGCCTCCATGTTTTGCCCGGCGTCGTCGACAGCCAGGTTCATTTCCGCGAGCCCGGGCTCGAGCACAAGGAAGACCTCGAAACCGGCTCCCGCGCCGCGGTCATGGGCGGCGTCACCGCCGTGTTCGAAATGCCGAACACCAAGCCGCTGACGACGAGCGCCGAGACCTTCCACGACAAAATCCGCCGCGGCACGGGCCGCATGCATTGCGACTTCGCCTTCTGGGTCGGCGCCACCGCGGGCAACATCGACGATCTGCCGGCGCTGGAGCGTCTGCCGGGTGCCGCGGGCATCAAGATCTTCATGGGCTCGTCCACTGGCGATCTTCTGGTCGCCGATGATCCGACGCTCGCCCGCGTGCTCGCCGCCACCCGCCGCCGCGTCGCCGTCCACGCCGAAGACGAGCCGCGCCTCGAATCCCGCAAGAGCCTGCGTATTCCGGGCGATCCGCGCTCCCATCCGGTGTGGCGCGACGAGGAGGCGGCGCTGAAGGCGACGACCCGTCTCGTCACGATCGCCCGCGAGGTCTCGGCACTCGTCCACGTACTGCACATCTCGACGATGCAGGAGCTCGATTTCCTGGCGGGCCACAAGGATATCGCCTCCTGCGAGGCGACGCCGCACCATCTGACCCTGGCGCTCGACGAAGACGGCGAGCGCCTCGGCTCCCGCATGCAGATGAACCCGCCGGTGCGCGATTCGTCCCACCGTGCGGCGTTGTGGCGGGCGATCGGCAACGGCGTCGTCGATGTGCTCGGCTCCGACCACGCGCCGCATACGCTGGAGGAGAAGGCGAAGGCCTATCCCGATTCGCCCTCCGGCATGACCGGCGTGCAGACGTTGGTGCCGATCATGCTCGATCACGTGGCGGCGGGGCGCCTCAGCCTCGCGCGGTTCGTCGATCTGACGAGCGCGGGCCCCGCGCGGCTGTTCGGCATGGCGGGGAAGGGGCGGATCGCGGTGGGCTACGACGCCGATTTCACGATCGTCGATCTGAAGCGCACCGAGACGATTCGCAACGACTGGATCACCTCCCGGGCGCAATGGACGCCCTATGACGGGCGCGCCGTGACCGGGTGGCCGGTCGGCACGATCGTGCGCGGAACCCGCGTGATGTGGGAGGCGAAGCTCGTCGCGCCGTCAACCGGCGCGCCCGTTCGTTTCCACGGCATGAGGGGCTGA